DNA from Acidimicrobiia bacterium:
CCCGCGTGGCCGGGGCTAGTCGCGTTCGTCGCCGCCATGATCGGCACCGTCACCTATGACGGCCTCTCCGGCACGCCATGGTGGGACGACTTGTCGTTCGCGCTCGTCGGCACTGCCCAGCACTCGATGTGGTTCCAGACCTTGGCGCTGCTCGTGGTCGTCGGTGTCATCGGCGGGGCCTATCTCGCTGCTTCGTGGTGGGCCAGCCGGATCGCGAGGGCGATGGGGGCGGTCGCGGTCGCCCGGTCCTTTGCCCACACCCTCGTGCCGATCGCGCTCGCGTATGCGTTCGCCCACTACTTCACGCTCATCGCCTTCGAAGGCCAACTGCTGATCCCCGCGATGAGCGACCCACTCGGCCTCGGCTGGAACCTGTTCGGGACCCTCGACTACCAACCCAACTACACCTGGATCTCCCCGGTGGTGGTGTGGTGGATCCAGCTGGCCGCCATCGTCGGGGGGCACGTCGTCGGGGTGGTGCTGGCCCATGACCGTGCCCTGGCGGTGTTCGCCGGCCCCAGGGCGGTCCGCACTCAGTACGCGATGCTGACCCTGATGGTCGCGCTCACCGCCCTCGGCCTCACCGTGCTGGCAGCCGGGTGAAGCCCTACCGGTAGGCTGGCCCTCGTGGCGCTCATCGAGGTCGACCGTCTCGTCAAGGTCTATCCGGGAGGAGTCACTGCCGTCGATGGCATCTCGTTCTCCGTCGGCGAAGGCGAGATCTTCGGCTTCCTCGGCCCCAACGGCGCGGGGAAGACGACGACCATTCGAGTGATCGTGACGCTGCTCGGGCCGACTTCGGGCACGGTCACGGTGCGCGGCGTCGATGTCGTCGCGAATCCGGAGATGGTGCGGCGTCAGATCGGGTACGCCGCCCAGTTCATCGGGGTCGATGACGATCTGACCGCCTGGGAGAACCTCACCATGCAGGCGCGTCTCCATGGTCTCGATCGGGCCGAAGCCGAACGGCGCAGCGGCGAACTCCTCGAGGTGCTGGAGCTCTCCGGCGTCGCCGGGCGGCGAGCGGGCACTTTCAGTGGCGGCATGCGACGGCGGCTCGACCTCGGCCAGGCGTTGGTCCATGGCCCGCGGGTACTGTTCCTCGACGAGCCCACCACCGGCCTCGACCCGCAGACCCGGCGAGCATTGTGGGAGTACCTGCGCGAGTTGAACGGTGGCGGGGTGACGATCTTTCTGACCACCCAGTACCTCGAGGAGGCGGATGCGCTCGCATCCCGCCTCGCCATCATCGACCAGGGAGTGATCGCAGTCGAAGGAACGCCATCAGCGCTCAAGCGGGCGTTGGGAGGCGACGCGATCACAGTGACCCTGACGGATGATTCGACACCAGCGGGTATCGACCAGGCGGCAGACGTGCTCCAGCGGTTCTCGGATGCCGGCAACGCCGCCCGCTACGACCGTTCCATCAAGATCTTCACCAGCGCCGCGTCGAGCCGGCTGGCCGAGGTGGTGAGGGCGCTGGATGCAGCCTCGATCAAGGTGGCGCGACTGGAACTGTCGGAGCCCACGATGGACGACGTCTTCCTCCGCCACACCGGGAGCAGGATGCGGGTGGAGGAGTCGAAGCCCCCGAGCCGGTTGCGAATGGTGGGGCGGCGCCGATGAGGAGGAGCATCCGGGAGTCCGCCATCCTCTGGGCCCGCCAGATGAAGAAGCTGGTGCGGATTCCGCTGCTGCTGTTCTTTGCGCTCGCTCAGCCGTTGATCTTTCTGATCCTGTTCAGTCAGGTGTTCGGCAATCTCGATCGGCTGCCGGGCTTCGCCTACGACT
Protein-coding regions in this window:
- a CDS encoding ATP-binding cassette domain-containing protein, whose amino-acid sequence is MALIEVDRLVKVYPGGVTAVDGISFSVGEGEIFGFLGPNGAGKTTTIRVIVTLLGPTSGTVTVRGVDVVANPEMVRRQIGYAAQFIGVDDDLTAWENLTMQARLHGLDRAEAERRSGELLEVLELSGVAGRRAGTFSGGMRRRLDLGQALVHGPRVLFLDEPTTGLDPQTRRALWEYLRELNGGGVTIFLTTQYLEEADALASRLAIIDQGVIAVEGTPSALKRALGGDAITVTLTDDSTPAGIDQAADVLQRFSDAGNAARYDRSIKIFTSAASSRLAEVVRALDAASIKVARLELSEPTMDDVFLRHTGSRMRVEESKPPSRLRMVGRRR